A region of the Phoenix dactylifera cultivar Barhee BC4 chromosome 10, palm_55x_up_171113_PBpolish2nd_filt_p, whole genome shotgun sequence genome:
TACTTGACTATGGATCATGTTTGATTTATTGTCCTTGCGAGAAAGAATAGATGCCATACCGCATTGGGACCTTGTATTCACATGTTACACTTATGAACAAATAGATAAAAGAGAATAATGTTTTTAGGATTGACAGTCATTCAAATGTTTATCAAGAACAACCATCAAGTGCTTAGTTGGCCGCTTAAATGGCTACATGGTGCTAAACCACTTAAGCCTTTCCTACATAAATGTCATATGTCCTTTTAGTTTGGTTGGCTGTTGAACTTTGCTCAGACACTTAAATAGCCATTTAATCTAACTAGGTGCTTCAATGGTTATTtggcatttttctttttccattttttttaaattgcatgTGGAACGCTTAATACATTCTACCTGAATTAGATAATCAAATGATATATCATTTATATTAGCTAACttaatctaaaaattaaattgtgtTTGTAGTTTGTAATGCTACATGTAGCTTCTTTTCAAGGCATTGTGCTACCTAGAACATGTTCCATGAAGATGCACCTCGGTATGCAAAGATTACAGAAAAGTGAACCTTTTTCCACCATCCAATCTTCATGTTTGTTCTCACAATAAGCACTATTAATGTAACCTTTCATCGCTGaaggaaatttttctttttggcctCATTCACTTCAATTCTTTTTGTGGCCTCATCTGCAGCTTATCTCATTTAtcattttattttcaattatcATAGTTAAAACCCTTGCTGCTCTTGGATTTAAGTGCTGATCCATACAGGATGGCTATGTATATGCCAGTGCCTTATAGGCATGCAGCACTGACATGATACTTGTTGTGTGTTTGCACTCGGCATGCTACTATGCCAGTGTCTACCAAGCAAGAGAATAGAAAGGCACACCATGAAGCAAACCATGTGAGTGCCAAGCTGGTGTCATTATTATGCTGGTATCTTTATGCCAAATGATATTTGGCTTCCATTGTTTCTATGCCTACAGTTGACAGCAAAGTTGCAACTAATAACTAAACAAATTCAACTAGGTATCTCATTTCATTTTCATAGTTTAGTAATATATCTACTACTTTTATATaaatggtttattttatttttttataatttttttactatCTAGCTCCATAGTGGTCCTTTTAAACCAATGTTGGCGGACCGACCCGAACCGGCCTGTTCTGTCTTTTTCGACCGTACCGGCGGCTCAACGATACGGTTCCGGCTCAGAAAACGGGATGCATTCCTGGAgtcagagaaggagaaggaaagagagagcgagcggggagagggaaggagagggagaggacatTGGCAGAGGGCCGGCGGAGCCCGGTAGAGGCTGCGAGGGGGCCGACACCAGGGAAGAAGGGCCGCTTAAGTGGCCGACCTCTGGGAGAGGCAGAACGAGAgatgaaaagagagaaagagcaggggagggagggagggagggagggatgcAGGCGGAGGGCCGGCGGAGCCCGCTAAGGGGCCGGCGTCGGCCGTTTTAGCATTCGAAAGAGGGGTCGGCCACTTAAAAAAATTTGCCGATTCGTAAGTGAAGTCAGCAATCGatatgccgacttcacttacaaagttgtaaattttttagCGCCTGACTCATGTTTCGAATGAAACAGGGGGTCGGCTGCTTAAGTGGCCTTCTTTGAAAATTTAATCGTGCCTAGTCCCCACTTAGTCTTTCTTACCTAATTGAGTACACAGAAATGTGAAAAGGCAGTtaaaccccaaaaaaaaaaaaggaaaaaaaacaaagcaaaaTATTTACAGAAAGTAGCACtaaaattttctattatttatttttcatttctattttttttatgggaTGAGAAAAATGGACTTCTCCCACGGGCCACTCCTATGGGTTTAAACTTTAGCCGCAAAACTTAACCATAATTACTGAtcgtttaaaaaaaatcaaatttctgtgTAAATTTGATGATTACTATCTATGCCTATCCTTTCTTAAATTACTATAATTAGATGATTTAGTGGCCAAAACCTAAGAACAAAAGATAGgatgttcttctttttcttactttttataaagGGGGTATAAAGTGTGTTTTATATTCACTAACACTAAATTCAATCTAAGTTTTATCTAAATTCATGCAGCACTAACACTAAATTCATGAAGCACAAGATTTATACAAATTTGATATCACCAATTTGGAATAAATTTCAAGCCTCGATGAGATCAGTTTTTATCTGTTGTATcttaatttaaaatcaaaattgcTTAAGTAAATTATGAGGTTTTTGAAATAATTCACCTTTCTAGAGAAGTTGGTCTGCCAGTAATATGATCTGCAACAAAATACATGAGAAAACAAAAGATTAATACATATAGACTGCGACAAAAATctaatgacattaaatttcaaaatGTTTCAAAACTTCAACTACCTTGCAGCAGGCTATGTCTTCCATCCCAATTCTTTCCATCAGGCCATGCTTTCAAGGATCAGATGGAGACCCATCCCCTTCCTCCACCTCCTTTTTCACCTAATGTGATTAAAACTGGAGAAGGGTCTTGTACTAGCTGTCTTGGCAGCAGGCTTTGGTGCTTCAAGAGTTCCAAATACATTCCAAAATCTCAGCATTTCATCCCCCGCCACAGATGCCACTGTGCGCCCATCTGGACTCTGCAAATTCCAATAGAAATAGACCCCATCAACAATCAAATTTACAACATATAAATAAAGTCATCAGAAATCTATGACCATGTTAAGTCTGAAGAAAATATCAAACATACCTGAGCCATGAAGAGAACCCGAGAAGTATGGCCTGTGAGCTCCGCAATCTTCACCATCGAAGGGTACTTCCAGAGAATCAGTTGGTTGTGAGTAGAGCCATGAGAGCTCAACAGTTCGCGCTCGTTCTTATTCCACAACAGGGAGCACACTTGAGAGCCAGTGTCCACTGAATTCAACCGGACCCCGGTACGGGTGTTCCAAAACTTGATGCACCCATCGCCGCCGCCACCACCGGATGCGAGCAAGTTGCTCTGGAAGGGACACCAAGCAAGGGCCTTAACCGCAGCCATGTGGTCCTCCAACCTGTGGAGCCACTGATTTTGGCCTGGAGATGGATTTGAAGAGGCCATGGATAGGTCCCATATGTGAAGCAGGTTGTCGTTGCCTCCGCTTGCCAGCTGCTGTCCTGAGCCTGACCACTTCAACCCGCAGACCTCTCGCTGATGTCCTCGGTAGGTTTGCACAATGTGCGACCTTACTCTCACATCATTATTAACGATCTTTCCATCCATCCCCCCTGTTGTGAGTATGTTGTTGTTCCAAGCAAGAGATCCAACTCGAGATCCATGGACTCCTCTCAAAGTTCTCAACtgcaaatttagaagaaacaagTATTTAGaaaccacaagaaccatcaggTTGGATACAACAAGGAATCAAGAACTACTGCATAGTACACTATCTAGAACCACAAGTGCTTCAAGATTCACAAtctgcaaaagaaaaagaatccgGAGAAGTTCTTTCAGCAAGTGAATAAAAGCTTCATATTtgatatataataattttagtAGTTTCTGAGCAACCGCACCATAGAACTTTTTCGATTGTATTCATCAGCCCAGGTCAACAAGAACAGATAAGAATATTTTCAGAAGTAATGCAAATGCAGgccaaataaaaattatatctttGCCTGGATTCATCAATCAACCCAAATCCCACAAATTCAAATTTCACATGAACCCAAAGAATAGGCAAACAAAAATAAGGGGGCAGAGAAATGACACTAACCAGGTTGCTGGAGCTCGAGTCCCACAATTGGATGTCAGAGGAGTTCAAACCAACAGCAATATGCCGCCCATCAGGAGCCCAACTGACACTAGTGACTGGACCCACATCTTCGTCCACGGTGACAAGCTCGGATGTAGAACCATCTGAAGCATCCCAGAGATACACCGCATTCCCAAGGGCGATCGACAGAACATTGCTGCTTCCCCAATCCAGCAGATTCAGATAGTAGTCATCAACAAGGTCTGGTGCATCAAGAGTCCTCTCAGGAGACTGCCAATAATAAAAAAACCCAAGAAAGTTGAGAACAGAAACAACAGCATTTGGCCAAGAAGAACGAAATATAGACAACAAGACgttgctgaagaagaagaaaactcaCCTGGGGAATGTATCTCCGTGGCTTTGCCAACTTGGCCAGATGGGAAGAGGCATTGGAGtgggcttcttggaggataccTTCCGCAGGTGCCTGGGGCTTACTCTTGAAAGCAAGAATTCGAGTTCTATTATTCAGAAGATTCTCGGCAAGAAGCCTTCTGTATGTCCCTTTGGATGGGGATGCAGCTGCAGCATTCTCCTTCTCTGTCCTTCTCTCTGTTAGCAGGTAGTAGGCCAGGTCAAAATCCATGGCAGACCGGTCCGGAATGAATCTATCTCCTCCCTTCAATTgaccaaaaaggaaaattaagccCAAGAAAGCAGTATTTTCACACAGAAACCAGAAAATGGAGCACCTAAAGAAGAGAGTATTAAGAATTCCATAAAGGAATAGAACTTTCAAGAGATTGCAAGAGAAGCACACATCCAAGAGAGGGATGGTGACCAGGAAAAAAGATTTGTTCACAGACTGCAAAGAATGTTTAGATGATACGGAGAAGATGAAGCCAAACAAGGAAAGCAACCTTCGAAAGGACCCGTGAAATCAACAAGCCAAGAAATCAAATTCAGAGCACAGAAATATCAATATAGCCCTAAAAACAAATGTTTTCTCCATGAAGTCAAATATGAACCAGTAATTTTCCACAGAGATCAGGAAAGAGAATGTCTTAGGGACAGAAAAGAGGCAAAAAGAATTCTTTCAAAAGGACTCGTAATATCAAGAAGCCAAGAAATCGAATCCAAAGCACGGAAACATCAGCATAGCCCTGAAATAAATCCAAGCCAAGATGATTACATGAACCAGCAATTTTGCACAAAAATCAGGAAAGAAAACGTCCGAGGAACAGAAAAAGgggcaaaacaaaaaaattctCTTGAAATCACATCGAACTTTTAACAAACATCTGAGTGACAAAGAACATATGCATATAAATCATAGGACAACGAGACAAAACCCATATGTACCGAAAAGAACTAATTCCTGCCGATCACAAATATTCTTTAAAAGAAAGATGATGCTTACGCTCTGCCGGGAAGAAAAATCCTTCgatgaagagaggagagaaggcaTGTAAGGCCCTGAACCGACTGCTCGAAGAGGGTGGCGAGATGCAGGCCGGGCCTTCTCGGAAGAGAAACTTCCGGCATCCATTGTTAGCAGCAAACAAAAAATCCAAGAAAACAAAGACTAGaacacaaaataaaaaaataattacgcAGACTAAAACTAAGATAAAGAGAAACCCTGCACCAAAGAAAACGTTAGCGAGCAGAACAAttagaaaacaaagaagaagaacgCAAAACGAGAGCTTTTCTTTGAGGGAGAACTGATTGAGATCGTTGCAGGGAGAAGTTCGAGAAAAGAGCCCTTTCTCCTTCTCCTgagagttttttctttttgctgagACAGATAGGTTTGGGATGTGGTGATCTCTTTTTATTTGAGGGAGGACGGTGTTGGGGTTTCTGGCTTTTGAGGGAGGACGGTGTTGGGGTTTCTGGCTTTTCAAAACCCTCCACGGCTAGggtttcccccccccccccaatcgCTTCGCGGGAAATATAGCCGTTGCTGATGAGCTGAAGCAACCAATTTTCACACACACCCTCGAGAACCCTATGTCTTTTGACATTTGAAGCACCTATGCTTCACCTCTAATATTTTCTTAGCTGAAATAGCAGTCACTTTCATTAACATAATGGCAAATTTATTGCaatgaaattttaataataagAGCTCTCTTACAAACAGCTAAATTTATTAAGTTTACATAGTTAGGGTGCTCTTTGTAGGAGCATCAAGAAAATAAATGTGAATAAAATTTTTTAGAATAATATTTCATCACAGTATTACTAtacataattattataataaatgTGAATATGAATTATGAATCCTTATATAATTAAATACTTATAATtacatatattataatataatcttattatatatgtaaaagtattgttaatatattattataatatattgtaaTAGTCTTTTCCATTATATAAAATCATTTGTTCAtatactatttttaatttttatttattatataaagatatcaatataatataataatcaatactacaattaaaatataacataatatagaaaatataagAAGTATACAAGAAATATcttaatatatgatatgatgataaataaaaattattattttgactaaattatattagataatatattatatgtCTATATAGATGTAGATgccataataatattttattttctattactAAAAATTACTAAatcttattattataataattataatattataatgacattttttatattatagtAGGATATtatgattatattttattattatatactaAAAGAATAACAACATCTTATTATAGCaacattatatattatattatatcataattacAATATTGGTTGACATATTATAATATTCATATAATATAACTCATAATATAAAATTAAGATCAAGCATGTCATCTAAAGGGGT
Encoded here:
- the LOC103696767 gene encoding cell division cycle 20.2, cofactor of APC complex-like, whose protein sequence is MDAGSFSSEKARPASRHPLRAVGSGPYMPSLLSSSKDFSSRQSGGDRFIPDRSAMDFDLAYYLLTERRTEKENAAAASPSKGTYRRLLAENLLNNRTRILAFKSKPQAPAEGILQEAHSNASSHLAKLAKPRRYIPQSPERTLDAPDLVDDYYLNLLDWGSSNVLSIALGNAVYLWDASDGSTSELVTVDEDVGPVTSVSWAPDGRHIAVGLNSSDIQLWDSSSSNLLRTLRGVHGSRVGSLAWNNNILTTGGMDGKIVNNDVRVRSHIVQTYRGHQREVCGLKWSGSGQQLASGGNDNLLHIWDLSMASSNPSPGQNQWLHRLEDHMAAVKALAWCPFQSNLLASGGGGGDGCIKFWNTRTGVRLNSVDTGSQVCSLLWNKNERELLSSHGSTHNQLILWKYPSMVKIAELTGHTSRVLFMAQSPDGRTVASVAGDEMLRFWNVFGTLEAPKPAAKTASTRPFSSFNHIR